The following are encoded in a window of Nitrospinaceae bacterium genomic DNA:
- a CDS encoding putative selenate ABC transporter substrate-binding protein, whose amino-acid sequence MATQLQGFFNVTKKRFKKARVLFVLAIILFPFTATAAPLRISAIPDEAPTELIRKFAPLATYLEKEIGRPVKFIPLINYVATVEALAARKVDLVWYGGFTHVQARIRTKGNAVPLVMRRRDLEFKSKFITATNSGIKSLKDLKGKTFTFGSVSSTSGHLMPRFFLKQAGIVPEKDFARFSFSGSHDATAKWVEAGKVKAGALNEAVWSKLVNAGKVNTKKVRVFYTTPGYVDYNWTARADLPREVLSKLASAFLKLNHKNPEHRKILSLQRAKGYVLAFGADFKAIELAAREAGLLKKEATQ is encoded by the coding sequence ATGGCAACTCAATTACAGGGATTTTTTAACGTGACAAAAAAACGATTTAAAAAAGCGCGTGTCCTATTCGTGCTGGCAATAATTCTTTTCCCGTTTACAGCTACCGCCGCCCCGCTTCGCATCTCTGCAATTCCGGATGAAGCCCCTACCGAATTGATTAGAAAATTCGCGCCGCTGGCCACCTACCTCGAAAAGGAAATCGGAAGGCCCGTAAAATTCATCCCGCTCATCAATTACGTTGCAACGGTCGAAGCCCTCGCGGCGAGGAAAGTTGATCTTGTTTGGTACGGCGGCTTCACCCATGTACAGGCCCGCATACGGACAAAAGGAAATGCTGTTCCCCTGGTCATGCGGCGGCGCGACCTCGAATTCAAAAGCAAATTCATTACCGCCACTAACAGCGGCATCAAAAGTCTCAAAGATCTTAAAGGAAAAACATTTACATTCGGTAGCGTGAGCAGCACCTCGGGCCATCTCATGCCCCGCTTTTTCCTCAAACAGGCGGGTATCGTGCCCGAAAAAGATTTTGCCAGGTTCAGCTTTTCAGGCTCCCACGATGCCACCGCCAAATGGGTCGAGGCAGGCAAGGTCAAGGCCGGTGCGCTTAACGAGGCCGTTTGGAGCAAGCTGGTAAACGCTGGCAAGGTGAACACGAAAAAAGTCCGCGTTTTCTACACCACACCAGGCTATGTCGATTACAACTGGACAGCCCGGGCCGATCTTCCGCGCGAGGTTCTCAGTAAACTCGCTAGCGCCTTCTTGAAACTAAACCATAAAAATCCCGAACACCGAAAAATTCTCTCCCTACAACGCGCGAAAGGCTATGTTCTGGCTTTCGGAGCTGACTTCAAAGCGATAGAATTAGCAGCGAGAGAAGCGGGACTGCTTAAAAAAGAAGCGACCCAATAA
- a CDS encoding cyclase family protein — MKWRIVDLTQEIYNGMPVYPGHQRTVVYPAKTHEETSYAYRDSPSGHTSTTNILLMSDHGPTHVDAFIHMDGKPGAETIDELGFEWFFTDAVCLDLTKFCGTDEWMSAQDLEDACKAANLEIPDKGTVLIWTGHYEKNYGGDFNEWLYKYPGLSEEAMNWLADRGVVNVGIDSPSVDSSGAMKDRGYWAHKVCRERKVLNVENMANLKEVAGTKFVFSCLPLKVRGGTGSPVRCVAIYFD, encoded by the coding sequence ATGAAGTGGCGAATTGTCGATCTAACACAAGAAATTTATAACGGCATGCCTGTTTATCCGGGACACCAGCGAACCGTGGTTTACCCCGCCAAGACGCACGAGGAGACTTCCTACGCTTACCGCGATTCGCCCTCGGGCCACACCTCGACGACCAATATCCTACTGATGAGCGACCATGGGCCAACCCATGTGGATGCTTTTATCCATATGGACGGCAAGCCTGGTGCCGAGACAATTGACGAGCTAGGTTTCGAGTGGTTCTTCACGGACGCTGTCTGCCTGGATCTGACGAAATTTTGTGGCACGGACGAATGGATGAGTGCTCAAGATCTTGAGGATGCCTGCAAGGCCGCGAATCTTGAGATTCCAGACAAGGGGACGGTGCTCATCTGGACGGGGCATTACGAGAAAAACTATGGGGGCGACTTCAACGAGTGGCTCTACAAGTATCCGGGCCTGAGCGAGGAGGCGATGAACTGGCTAGCCGACCGTGGGGTCGTCAATGTGGGCATCGACTCGCCGAGCGTGGACTCATCGGGCGCGATGAAGGACAGAGGCTATTGGGCGCACAAGGTGTGCCGCGAGCGCAAGGTCCTCAACGTCGAGAATATGGCCAATTTGAAGGAAGTTGCCGGGACGAAATTCGTCTTCTCGTGTCTGCCGCTTAAAGTGCGGGGCGGCACAGGCTCGCCGGTGCGTTGCGTGGCGATTTATTTCGATTAG
- a CDS encoding phosphate/phosphonate ABC transporter permease, with product MSTSIEQPPHRPPMAVGRFVLFIACAAAVLASLRFVEFNPALLIYPDALGSMADFGKGFLPPDLSADFLITTLRPALETIQLATAGTALALVLGIPLSLMAAGTFHLGGGPLFEGDPPAKGIRGALRPSPYWISRLTLNAMRSIPEIIWALLFVRMTGLGAAAGILGIGVAYAGIMGKVFAEIMEGTDMRPAIALRAAGASRPQAIAYGVIPGAMRTLLSYTLYRWECAMRAAAILGFVGAGGLGQQIEISIRMFEHPQTATLIIELFLLVALADVISGYIRRKFT from the coding sequence GTGAGCACATCTATCGAGCAGCCGCCTCATCGCCCACCCATGGCGGTCGGAAGATTCGTCCTTTTCATTGCCTGTGCGGCAGCCGTTCTGGCTAGCCTTCGCTTCGTCGAGTTCAACCCGGCACTTCTCATCTACCCGGATGCGCTAGGCTCGATGGCCGACTTTGGCAAAGGATTCCTCCCCCCCGACCTGAGCGCTGACTTTCTTATCACCACTCTTCGGCCAGCCCTTGAGACAATCCAGTTGGCCACAGCAGGCACGGCGCTGGCGCTCGTCTTAGGAATCCCCCTCTCGCTCATGGCGGCAGGCACCTTTCATCTGGGCGGCGGCCCGCTATTTGAGGGCGACCCGCCCGCCAAGGGGATCAGAGGCGCCCTGCGCCCCTCGCCCTACTGGATATCACGCCTCACGCTCAACGCCATGCGCTCGATTCCCGAGATTATCTGGGCACTGCTGTTCGTTCGGATGACCGGGCTCGGTGCCGCAGCGGGCATCCTGGGAATTGGGGTAGCCTACGCGGGGATCATGGGAAAAGTCTTTGCTGAAATCATGGAGGGCACCGACATGCGCCCTGCCATCGCCCTGAGAGCTGCGGGTGCGAGCAGGCCCCAGGCAATCGCCTACGGGGTCATTCCTGGCGCGATGCGCACTCTACTCTCCTACACCCTCTACCGCTGGGAGTGCGCCATGCGTGCGGCGGCGATACTCGGTTTCGTGGGCGCAGGCGGCCTCGGGCAGCAAATAGAAATATCAATTCGCATGTTCGAGCACCCGCAGACAGCAACACTCATCATCGAGCTATTCTTGCTGGTAGCGCTGGCCGATGTGATAAGCGGCTACATCCGGAGAAAATTCACATGA
- the lgt gene encoding prolipoprotein diacylglyceryl transferase — protein sequence MSPIIFQIGPFALRWYGLMYVAAVLVGVWLAGKEAERKKLPITSDEIMNFGLLAMFSGILGGRIYYVVFNWDFYGRSMWEIPQIWHGGLAIHGGLIAGVLAGFLYLKNHPVPTFSFADAVAPSIMLGQVFGRFGNFMNGDAHGVPTESMFGLVFPAESIAGRQFPGMTIHPVMLYELVLNLIWFVLLRKLRLRDHKAGFVFCMYFILYSVGRAAVSGFRADSLWFGPVRAAYIASAVLIVAFGFIIYRNRLWQGEGTPGKRKA from the coding sequence TTGAGTCCCATTATTTTTCAGATTGGTCCATTTGCACTTCGATGGTATGGGTTAATGTATGTCGCGGCTGTTCTGGTCGGTGTGTGGTTGGCTGGAAAAGAAGCTGAGCGCAAAAAGCTTCCCATAACTTCCGATGAAATCATGAATTTTGGTCTCCTGGCCATGTTCTCTGGAATCCTCGGGGGGCGAATATACTACGTCGTGTTCAACTGGGATTTCTACGGACGCAGCATGTGGGAAATTCCTCAAATTTGGCACGGTGGGTTGGCCATTCATGGCGGCCTCATAGCCGGTGTGCTGGCCGGGTTTTTGTATTTGAAAAATCATCCCGTACCAACGTTTTCGTTCGCCGATGCGGTGGCGCCCTCGATAATGCTTGGTCAGGTGTTTGGCCGCTTTGGTAATTTCATGAATGGTGATGCCCACGGCGTTCCTACCGAATCGATGTTTGGTCTCGTGTTTCCGGCAGAGAGTATCGCAGGGCGGCAGTTTCCTGGAATGACGATTCACCCGGTAATGCTTTATGAGTTGGTATTGAATCTCATCTGGTTTGTCTTGTTGAGGAAACTCCGCCTCCGAGACCATAAGGCGGGTTTTGTTTTCTGTATGTATTTCATTCTGTACTCTGTCGGCCGGGCCGCTGTGAGTGGATTTCGGGCAGATAGTCTGTGGTTCGGGCCTGTGCGTGCAGCCTATATTGCGAGCGCCGTTTTGATCGTGGCCTTCGGGTTCATTATTTACCGCAACCGTCTTTGGCAAGGGGAAGGGACGCCCGGGAAAAGAAAAGCTTAA
- a CDS encoding phosphate/phosphonate ABC transporter permease, with translation MSGAVKTQIPARPASNEKWGWLAILAALLVWSFSVARGEILQILTPGGIGQAGEYLSKFWPPETGAKFLNTTLEAAAETLAISIGGTALAAVLALALLYFAASEELIGAGGEWESTSARHRAARRTLHIIARALLNLFRTIPEIVWAIFFVFAVGLGTFAGTLALGIHNAGVMGKLYAETAENVRREPIEALRAAGASRFTAFVYGALPQASPQLIAYTLYRWEVNIRAAAILGFVGAGGLGQQMHISISLFLESRLATLTIATFILVNAVDLLSGYLRRKLEATF, from the coding sequence ATGAGCGGAGCCGTGAAAACACAAATTCCGGCACGCCCGGCCTCCAATGAGAAATGGGGGTGGCTCGCCATCCTGGCCGCACTCTTGGTCTGGAGCTTCTCGGTCGCACGGGGAGAAATCCTTCAAATCTTAACACCTGGCGGAATCGGGCAGGCAGGCGAGTATCTCTCAAAATTTTGGCCTCCCGAGACTGGGGCCAAATTTCTGAACACCACCCTCGAAGCCGCAGCCGAGACTTTGGCCATATCCATAGGGGGGACCGCCCTGGCTGCCGTCCTCGCGCTCGCGCTTCTGTATTTTGCCGCCTCCGAGGAGCTCATCGGTGCAGGAGGTGAATGGGAGAGCACCTCGGCTCGCCATCGCGCGGCGCGGCGCACTCTCCACATTATTGCGCGGGCACTCCTCAACCTCTTTAGAACGATACCCGAGATCGTCTGGGCCATTTTTTTTGTCTTTGCAGTGGGATTGGGCACCTTCGCCGGCACCCTGGCCCTAGGGATTCACAACGCAGGCGTAATGGGCAAACTCTATGCCGAAACCGCAGAGAACGTTCGCCGCGAGCCAATCGAGGCCCTCCGTGCAGCCGGCGCCTCAAGATTCACGGCCTTCGTCTACGGGGCACTCCCGCAAGCCTCCCCTCAACTTATCGCCTACACCCTCTACCGCTGGGAGGTGAACATCCGCGCGGCGGCAATCTTGGGCTTTGTCGGCGCAGGCGGCCTAGGCCAGCAAATGCACATCTCCATCTCGCTGTTCCTCGAATCCCGCCTCGCCACCCTGACAATCGCCACCTTCATCCTCGTCAACGCGGTGGATCTCCTAAGCGGCTACCTCAGGCGTAAGCTTGAGGCTACGTTTTAA
- a CDS encoding phosphonate ABC transporter ATP-binding protein → MESAFELTDVRKRFRLSNGGWNDALNGITLSIRPGEFIAIIGPSGAGKTTLLRLMNLTLRPDSGDVRVSDLNPADLNGKALRTLRARTGTIYQQHNLIPTLRAVHNILAGRLSSWSILKALYSLLSPRETTSAAEVAQKVGVLAKLWERTDRLSGGEQQRVAIARALIQNPSHLLADEPIASVDPSRADALIQLLRELSEEDEKTVVVNLHDVPVALRHFPRIIGLHAGEVFFDLPPEGITENLLVGLYEGDEEIPEGEARAWIGEAMKESLAG, encoded by the coding sequence ATGGAATCCGCGTTTGAGCTTACAGATGTCCGCAAGCGGTTTCGCCTGTCCAACGGCGGCTGGAATGATGCTCTAAACGGCATTACGCTCTCGATCCGGCCCGGAGAGTTTATTGCGATCATTGGACCCAGCGGTGCCGGAAAAACCACCCTACTCCGGCTCATGAACCTGACCCTTCGGCCTGATAGCGGCGATGTGCGGGTGAGCGACTTGAACCCTGCCGACTTAAACGGCAAAGCCCTCCGCACCCTACGCGCCCGAACGGGTACGATTTACCAGCAACACAATCTCATCCCCACCTTGAGGGCGGTACACAACATCCTGGCGGGTAGGCTATCGTCTTGGTCCATCTTGAAGGCGCTCTACTCGCTTCTCTCACCCAGAGAGACCACCAGCGCCGCCGAAGTTGCCCAGAAGGTGGGGGTACTCGCCAAACTTTGGGAGCGCACCGACCGCCTGAGTGGGGGCGAGCAGCAGCGGGTGGCTATCGCACGGGCCCTAATTCAGAACCCGAGCCACCTGCTGGCAGACGAGCCCATCGCCAGCGTAGACCCCTCGCGGGCGGACGCCCTCATTCAACTTCTACGCGAATTGAGCGAGGAGGACGAAAAAACCGTTGTCGTCAATCTCCATGACGTCCCCGTCGCCCTTCGGCATTTTCCACGAATCATCGGCCTCCACGCGGGCGAGGTTTTCTTCGATCTTCCACCCGAGGGAATCACCGAAAATCTTCTGGTGGGCCTTTACGAAGGCGATGAAGAAATTCCCGAGGGCGAGGCTCGCGCCTGGATCGGCGAGGCAATGAAGGAGAGCCTGGCCGGGTGA
- a CDS encoding acyl-CoA dehydrogenase: MDFALTEEQLALQQLAHDFAEREIRPIAHAQEKIEDPEKRFPWEVVEKGSHVGLRTLALPEEMGGAGADVLTLCLVGEELAWGDLGIAVTFDQTWKISHFFERLANEEQRARYLPAFLEDHRFHLAVGMTEPNAGSDNILPYNSPDAGMRTTAVLNGDDWVVNGMKHFISNGGIAKLYFMAFRTDITKGVDEGVTYFIATPDMDGFTYGRVHEKMGQRLSQNAELIFDNCRIPDANRVTEVGGAMAARKRFVRGSNIEAAATVLGTARAAYEEALEYARNRVQGGSPIIDHQAVGFMLCDCFAEYEASRRLLHYAAWTTTKDDLYDPKMGFMTKVFVSEAAFRIATKALEVWGGMGYMTEAPMEKYLRDATSFLHSDGTNQVMRIRTMPFL, from the coding sequence GTGGACTTTGCCCTTACAGAAGAGCAGCTTGCCCTCCAGCAACTAGCCCATGATTTTGCCGAAAGGGAAATCAGACCAATTGCCCATGCGCAAGAGAAAATTGAGGACCCGGAGAAACGATTTCCATGGGAAGTTGTTGAAAAGGGTAGCCATGTAGGTTTGAGAACCCTTGCCTTGCCTGAGGAAATGGGGGGAGCCGGTGCCGATGTTCTTACCCTTTGCCTGGTTGGCGAGGAGCTTGCCTGGGGTGATCTGGGTATCGCCGTGACGTTCGATCAGACCTGGAAAATTTCGCATTTCTTCGAGCGCCTGGCCAATGAAGAGCAGCGTGCCAGATATTTACCTGCATTTTTGGAAGATCACCGCTTCCACCTCGCAGTAGGCATGACGGAGCCCAATGCCGGCTCGGATAATATTTTGCCCTATAACAGCCCCGATGCCGGGATGCGGACCACTGCTGTTCTCAACGGAGACGACTGGGTGGTTAACGGGATGAAGCATTTCATTAGCAACGGCGGCATCGCCAAACTCTATTTCATGGCATTTCGCACGGACATAACGAAAGGTGTTGATGAGGGGGTGACGTATTTCATCGCCACGCCCGATATGGACGGATTTACATACGGGCGCGTTCACGAAAAAATGGGTCAGCGTCTTTCGCAGAACGCCGAGCTAATTTTCGATAACTGCCGTATTCCAGACGCCAACCGTGTGACCGAAGTGGGCGGTGCGATGGCGGCGCGCAAGCGTTTCGTTCGCGGCTCGAACATCGAGGCGGCTGCCACCGTTCTGGGAACAGCGCGCGCGGCATATGAAGAGGCCCTGGAGTACGCCCGCAATCGGGTTCAGGGGGGAAGTCCGATTATCGATCATCAGGCGGTCGGGTTCATGTTGTGTGATTGTTTCGCAGAATATGAGGCCTCGCGCCGCCTTCTACATTACGCGGCATGGACGACGACTAAAGATGACCTTTATGATCCAAAGATGGGTTTCATGACGAAGGTTTTTGTCTCGGAGGCCGCCTTCCGAATCGCCACGAAGGCGCTGGAGGTGTGGGGCGGCATGGGCTACATGACCGAGGCGCCCATGGAGAAATATCTTCGTGATGCAACAAGTTTTCTGCACTCCGATGGAACGAACCAGGTGATGCGTATTCGCACGATGCCATTTTTATAA